The following are from one region of the Mycolicibacterium helvum genome:
- a CDS encoding mycofactocin-coupled SDR family oxidoreductase, with protein MTNERPLEGKVAYVTGGARGQGRAHCVRLARAGADIVTIDACGPVGKHIGYQPSQPEDLAETVRLVEDEGVKISADRVDVRDLDGQKRVIASAIEQFGRLDVVVANAGVMSWGRAWEIPAEQWQEVIDINLTGFFNTVQATVPAMIEAGNGGSIIAISSSAGIKSVPGAGHYCASKFGVVGLANSLALELGEFGIRVNSVHTYGVDTTLGNDLSMYGMFEKHPHYVYSFSPGALPTESLIAPNQVSEVVLFLASDASALLTAAQIPADKGYLKV; from the coding sequence GTGACCAACGAACGCCCTCTGGAGGGCAAAGTCGCCTATGTGACCGGCGGGGCCCGGGGGCAGGGCCGCGCGCATTGTGTCCGGCTGGCTCGCGCCGGAGCCGATATCGTCACCATCGATGCCTGCGGGCCGGTTGGCAAGCACATCGGCTACCAACCTTCGCAGCCCGAGGATCTCGCCGAGACCGTCCGCTTGGTCGAAGACGAGGGCGTCAAGATCAGTGCCGACCGGGTCGACGTGCGTGACCTCGACGGGCAGAAGCGGGTAATCGCCAGCGCCATCGAACAATTCGGCCGCCTAGACGTCGTCGTCGCCAATGCCGGGGTGATGAGCTGGGGTCGCGCCTGGGAGATCCCGGCCGAGCAGTGGCAGGAGGTCATCGACATCAACCTGACCGGGTTCTTCAACACCGTGCAGGCCACCGTCCCGGCGATGATCGAGGCCGGCAACGGCGGGTCGATCATCGCGATCAGTTCCTCGGCCGGAATCAAATCCGTTCCCGGCGCGGGTCACTACTGCGCCAGCAAGTTCGGCGTTGTGGGACTGGCGAATTCGCTCGCGCTGGAGTTGGGCGAGTTCGGCATCCGGGTGAACTCGGTGCACACTTACGGTGTCGACACCACGCTGGGTAACGACCTGTCGATGTACGGGATGTTCGAGAAGCACCCGCATTACGTCTACAGCTTCTCTCCGGGTGCGCTGCCCACCGAGTCGCTCATCGCGCCGAATCAGGTCAGCGAGGTGGTGCTGTTCCTGGCCAGCGATGCCTCGGCGCTG
- a CDS encoding SDR family NAD(P)-dependent oxidoreductase gives MHINLSGKTALVTGSTQGIGLAIAKGLASSGARVAINGRSATSVQRAVDHLAATVDGANLVSVPADVTTDEGVAAVQAQLPGVDILVNNVGIFEAVPALEIDDEAWRRFFEVNVLSAARLSRTYLPGMIERSWGRVLNIASDSAVVTPVEMIHYGMSKTALLAVTRGFAKAASGSGVTVNSVIAGPTHTAGVEDFVYQLVDKALPWDQAQRQFMIEHRPQSLLQRLIEPEEIANMVVYLSSPLASATTGGALRVDGGYVDSILP, from the coding sequence ATGCACATCAACCTCAGCGGAAAAACAGCATTGGTGACCGGCTCCACCCAGGGCATCGGTCTCGCGATCGCCAAGGGCTTGGCGAGTTCAGGGGCACGGGTTGCGATCAACGGACGCTCCGCGACCTCGGTACAGCGGGCGGTTGACCACCTGGCGGCCACCGTCGACGGCGCCAACCTTGTTTCGGTGCCCGCCGACGTCACGACCGACGAAGGTGTGGCGGCGGTTCAGGCGCAACTCCCCGGTGTCGACATCCTGGTGAACAATGTCGGGATCTTCGAGGCGGTGCCCGCCCTCGAGATCGACGACGAGGCGTGGCGCAGATTCTTCGAGGTCAACGTGCTGTCGGCGGCGCGGCTGAGCCGTACGTACCTGCCGGGCATGATCGAACGGTCCTGGGGGCGAGTCCTCAACATTGCCAGCGACTCTGCTGTGGTGACGCCGGTGGAAATGATCCATTACGGCATGTCCAAGACCGCGTTGCTCGCGGTAACCCGCGGATTCGCCAAGGCTGCGTCGGGATCCGGGGTGACTGTCAACTCCGTCATCGCCGGGCCGACCCACACCGCAGGTGTCGAGGACTTTGTCTATCAGCTCGTCGACAAGGCCCTGCCGTGGGATCAGGCGCAGCGGCAGTTCATGATTGAACACCGGCCCCAGTCACTGCTGCAACGGCTCATCGAGCCAGAGGAGATCGCAAACATGGTGGTGTATCTCAGCTCACCGCTGGCGTCAGCCACCACCGGTGGTGCGCTGCGCGTCGACGGCGGCTACGTCGACTCCATCCTGCCGTGA